A portion of the Fusobacterium perfoetens ATCC 29250 genome contains these proteins:
- the nifJ gene encoding pyruvate:ferredoxin (flavodoxin) oxidoreductase: MAKKMQTMDGNQAAAYASYAFTEVAGIYPITPSSPMAEYTDEWAAKGMKNIFDVPVKLVEMQSEAGAAGTVHGSLIAGALTTTYTASQGLLLKIPNMYKIAGELLPGVIHVSARALSTHALSIFGDHQDIYAARQTGFAMFATNSVQEVMDLAGVAHLAAIKSSVPFLHFFDGFRTSHEIQKVEVMDYEVFKNLIDMEAVEKFRKRALNPEFPVTKGSAQNDDIYFQGREAQNKFYEAVPDIVNYYMGEISKVTGRDYKPFNYVGHPEAERVIVAMGSVCEAAEEVVDYLVAQGEKVGLVKVHLYRPFSSKYFFDVFPKTAKKVAVLDRTKESGSIGEPLYLDVRALFYGMENAPVIVGGRYGLSSKDTTPAQIFAVYDELTKDEPKNGFTIGIEDDVTFTSLPLTNHTVVSQPGLKGCLFFGLGSDGTVGANKNSIKIIGDKTDLYAQAYFAYDSKKSGGVTRSHLRFGKKPIKSTYLLNAPSFVACSVPAYVGKYDMINNLKDGGTFLLNCVWDKDEVLTHIPNDFKKLLAEKNAKFYIINATKLAREIGLGNRTNTIMQSAFFKLADIIPFEEAQQYMKDYAKKSYAKKGDDIVKLNWDAIDVGADGLVEITVDPAWKDLPVETKACSDECCSSCGCGCEDKTKAYAENISYPVNHVRGYDLPVSAFKGYEDGTMENGLAAYEKRGVAVMVPEWQMANCIQCGQCSYVCPHAAIRPFLLDENEVANAPEGLEVANPIGKGFDGLKYRMQVSIMDCTGCGSCADVCPAKEKALVMVPIDTAKEDKEDIYAEYMYNKVTYKDNLMAKNTVKGSQFAQPLFEFNGACPGCGETPYLKAITQLFGENMMVANATGCSSIYSGSSPSTPYCKNAEGHGPSWGSSLFEDNAEYGMGMHVAVEALRDRIQTVMEKSMDQVGEEVAALFKKWIENRNSSVVTREVKDQLVPALEACGCEVAKEILSLKQYLVKKSQWIVGGDGWAYDIGYGGLDHVLATNEDVNVIVLDTEVYSNTGGQASKSTPTGAIAKFAAAGKAFKKKDLAAIAMSYGHIYVAQVSMGANQQQFLKAIAEAEAHQGPSIIIAYSPCINHGIRKGMNKSQLEMKLATECGYWPIFRYNPALEAEGKNPLTIDCKEPNWDKYEEYLLGEVRYATLKKANPSQAEELFIKNKADAQRRWKQYKRLAAMDFSKED, encoded by the coding sequence ATGGCAAAAAAAATGCAAACAATGGATGGTAACCAAGCTGCTGCATATGCATCATATGCATTTACAGAAGTAGCAGGAATTTACCCAATAACTCCATCATCACCAATGGCAGAATATACTGATGAATGGGCAGCAAAAGGAATGAAAAATATATTTGATGTTCCAGTAAAATTAGTAGAAATGCAATCAGAAGCAGGAGCTGCAGGAACTGTTCACGGTTCATTAATAGCAGGGGCTTTAACAACAACTTATACAGCTTCTCAAGGATTATTATTAAAAATTCCTAATATGTATAAAATAGCTGGAGAATTATTACCAGGTGTTATCCATGTATCTGCAAGAGCTCTATCAACTCATGCATTATCAATTTTTGGAGACCATCAAGATATTTATGCAGCTAGACAAACTGGATTTGCAATGTTTGCAACTAACTCAGTTCAAGAAGTTATGGACTTAGCAGGAGTAGCTCACTTAGCAGCTATTAAATCAAGTGTTCCATTCTTACATTTCTTTGATGGATTCAGAACTTCTCATGAAATTCAAAAAGTTGAAGTTATGGATTATGAAGTATTTAAAAACTTAATAGATATGGAAGCTGTAGAGAAATTCAGAAAAAGAGCTTTAAACCCTGAGTTTCCAGTAACTAAAGGTTCTGCACAAAATGATGATATTTACTTCCAAGGAAGAGAAGCTCAAAATAAATTCTATGAAGCAGTACCAGATATCGTTAATTACTATATGGGAGAAATTTCAAAAGTAACTGGAAGAGATTATAAACCATTTAACTATGTAGGACATCCAGAAGCTGAAAGAGTAATCGTTGCAATGGGTTCTGTTTGTGAAGCAGCAGAAGAAGTTGTTGATTATTTAGTAGCTCAAGGAGAAAAAGTTGGTTTAGTAAAAGTTCACTTATACAGACCATTCTCTTCTAAATATTTCTTTGATGTATTCCCTAAAACAGCTAAAAAAGTTGCTGTATTAGATAGAACAAAAGAATCTGGATCAATTGGAGAACCTCTATATCTAGATGTAAGAGCTTTATTCTATGGAATGGAAAATGCTCCTGTAATAGTTGGAGGAAGATACGGATTATCATCTAAAGATACAACACCTGCTCAAATATTTGCAGTATATGATGAATTAACAAAAGATGAACCTAAAAATGGATTTACAATTGGTATTGAAGATGACGTTACTTTCACATCTTTACCATTAACTAACCATACAGTTGTTTCTCAACCTGGATTAAAAGGATGCTTATTCTTTGGATTAGGATCTGATGGTACAGTTGGAGCAAACAAAAACTCAATAAAAATTATTGGAGATAAAACAGACTTATATGCACAAGCATACTTTGCATATGACTCTAAAAAATCTGGAGGAGTTACTAGATCTCACTTAAGATTTGGTAAAAAACCAATTAAATCTACATATTTATTAAATGCACCTTCATTTGTTGCATGTTCAGTACCAGCTTATGTTGGAAAATATGATATGATTAACAATTTAAAAGATGGTGGAACATTCTTATTAAACTGTGTATGGGATAAAGATGAAGTATTAACTCATATCCCTAATGACTTCAAAAAATTATTAGCTGAGAAAAATGCAAAATTCTATATAATCAATGCAACTAAACTTGCTAGAGAAATAGGATTAGGAAATAGAACTAATACAATAATGCAATCTGCTTTCTTCAAATTAGCTGATATTATTCCATTTGAAGAAGCTCAACAATATATGAAAGACTATGCTAAAAAATCTTATGCTAAAAAAGGAGACGACATTGTTAAATTAAACTGGGACGCTATCGATGTAGGAGCAGATGGATTAGTTGAAATTACTGTAGATCCAGCTTGGAAAGATTTACCAGTAGAAACTAAAGCTTGTTCAGATGAATGTTGTTCTTCTTGTGGATGTGGATGTGAAGATAAGACTAAAGCATATGCTGAAAATATCTCTTATCCAGTTAACCATGTAAGAGGATATGATTTACCAGTTTCAGCTTTCAAAGGATATGAAGATGGAACTATGGAAAATGGATTAGCAGCTTATGAAAAAAGAGGAGTTGCAGTAATGGTTCCAGAATGGCAAATGGCTAACTGTATCCAATGTGGACAATGTTCATATGTATGTCCTCATGCTGCAATAAGACCATTCTTATTAGATGAAAATGAAGTTGCTAATGCACCAGAAGGATTAGAAGTTGCTAACCCTATTGGAAAAGGATTTGATGGATTAAAATATAGAATGCAAGTGTCAATAATGGATTGTACAGGATGTGGATCTTGTGCTGATGTATGTCCAGCTAAAGAAAAAGCATTAGTAATGGTACCTATTGATACAGCTAAAGAAGATAAAGAAGATATTTATGCAGAATATATGTATAATAAGGTAACTTATAAAGATAATTTAATGGCTAAAAATACTGTTAAAGGATCTCAATTTGCTCAACCACTATTTGAATTCAACGGAGCTTGTCCAGGATGTGGAGAAACTCCATACTTAAAAGCAATAACTCAATTATTTGGAGAAAATATGATGGTAGCTAACGCAACTGGATGTTCTTCAATTTATTCAGGATCATCTCCATCAACTCCATATTGTAAAAATGCTGAAGGACATGGACCATCTTGGGGATCTTCATTATTTGAAGATAATGCTGAATATGGAATGGGAATGCATGTTGCAGTAGAAGCTTTAAGAGATAGAATTCAAACTGTAATGGAAAAATCAATGGATCAAGTTGGAGAAGAAGTAGCTGCTCTATTCAAAAAATGGATAGAAAATAGAAACTCTTCTGTTGTAACAAGAGAAGTTAAAGATCAATTAGTTCCAGCTTTAGAAGCATGTGGATGTGAAGTAGCTAAAGAAATACTTTCACTAAAACAATATCTAGTTAAAAAATCTCAATGGATAGTTGGAGGAGACGGATGGGCTTATGACATTGGTTATGGAGGATTAGACCATGTATTAGCAACTAATGAAGATGTTAATGTAATTGTATTAGATACAGAAGTTTATTCTAATACAGGAGGACAAGCATCTAAATCAACTCCTACAGGAGCAATTGCAAAATTTGCTGCTGCTGGTAAAGCATTCAAGAAAAAAGATTTAGCAGCAATAGCAATGTCTTATGGACATATTTATGTTGCTCAAGTATCTATGGGAGCTAACCAACAACAATTCTTAAAAGCTATAGCTGAAGCTGAAGCTCACCAAGGACCTTCAATTATCATAGCTTACTCACCATGTATTAACCATGGAATTAGAAAAGGAATGAACAAATCTCAATTAGAAATGAAACTTGCTACTGAATGCGGATACTGGCCAATATTTAGATATAACCCAGCATTAGAAGCAGAAGGTAAAAATCCATTAACAATAGATTGCAAAGAGCCTAACTGGGATAAATATGAAGAATACTTATTAGGTGAAGTAAGATATGCTACATTGAAAAAAGCAAATCCTAGTCAAGCTGAAGAATTATTTATAAAAAATAAAGCAGATGCTCAAAGAAGATGGAAACAATATAAGAGATTAGCTGCTATGGACTTTTCTAAAGAAGATTAA
- the hemB gene encoding porphobilinogen synthase → MFTRTRRLRKSSIMREMVKNVTINLNQLVYPLFIEEGENIREEIDSMPNQYRISIDNLENELKEIVELGIRSILLFGIPKIKDEIGSEAYNDNGIVQKAVRFIKEKFPEILIITDVCMCEYTSHGHCGILNKCDVNNDITLKYLSKIALSHVKAGADIVAPSDMMDGRIEGIRKTLDENGYVDIPIMAYSVKYASSYYGPFRDAADSAPSFGDRKTYQMDFRNNKEYFREIEADIEEGADFIMVKPALAYLDVLKAVSDRINLPVVAYNVSGEYSMVKAGSKNGWINEKNIVMENMYAMKRAGADIIITYHAKDIARWVKTGEIIL, encoded by the coding sequence ATGTTTACAAGAACTAGACGGTTAAGAAAATCATCAATAATGAGAGAAATGGTAAAAAATGTAACAATTAATTTAAATCAATTAGTTTATCCTCTGTTTATAGAAGAAGGAGAAAATATTAGAGAAGAGATAGATTCTATGCCTAATCAATACAGAATATCAATAGATAATTTAGAAAATGAATTAAAAGAAATAGTTGAGTTAGGAATAAGATCTATATTATTATTTGGAATTCCAAAAATAAAAGATGAAATTGGTAGTGAGGCTTATAATGATAATGGAATTGTACAAAAGGCAGTTAGATTTATAAAAGAGAAATTTCCAGAAATTTTAATAATCACAGATGTTTGTATGTGTGAATATACATCTCATGGACATTGTGGTATATTAAATAAGTGTGATGTAAATAATGATATAACTTTGAAGTATCTTTCTAAAATAGCTTTATCTCATGTAAAAGCTGGTGCTGACATAGTAGCGCCTTCAGATATGATGGATGGAAGAATAGAAGGTATTAGAAAAACTTTAGATGAAAATGGATATGTTGATATTCCAATAATGGCTTATAGTGTAAAATATGCTTCAAGCTATTATGGACCTTTTAGAGATGCAGCTGATTCAGCTCCTAGTTTTGGGGATAGAAAAACATATCAAATGGATTTTAGGAATAATAAAGAATATTTTAGAGAAATAGAAGCTGATATTGAAGAAGGAGCAGATTTTATTATGGTAAAACCAGCTCTTGCTTATTTAGACGTATTAAAAGCTGTGTCAGATAGAATTAATTTACCAGTAGTTGCTTATAATGTGAGTGGAGAATATTCCATGGTAAAAGCAGGAAGTAAAAATGGATGGATTAATGAAAAGAATATAGTTATGGAAAATATGTATGCTATGAAAAGAGCAGGAGCAGATATTATTATAACTTATCATGCTAAAGATATAGCAAGATGGGTAAAAACTGGAGAAATAATATTATAA
- the hemA gene encoding glutamyl-tRNA reductase, which yields MMKLENFIVIGISHLEYDTEKRENFIKKNPEKFIENLKIDGCIEGYISVITCLRVEFYIDLGKNSLKDFLNTTKVKEFFKFEKIFFKSEKEAIKYLFKVSCGFYSIIKGEDQILAQIKKSYLNSLEKDTSSKLLNVVFNKGIELGKKFRTESEISHNALSLEAISLKFIKDSIDILENKKILILGIGDLAQSILHLLIKENTKNITITNRTEHKALEIKNIYKNVNVISFNKKNEAVIESDIIISATSAPHLVLKKEELENKIKTDKKYTFLDLAVPKDIDPQLAKLENIDLFNLDDVWNVYNKNVKNREKILKEYEFLIYEQIEKLEKWFQWKEKMETD from the coding sequence ATAATGAAATTAGAAAATTTTATAGTTATTGGGATATCACATTTAGAATATGATACTGAAAAAAGAGAAAATTTTATAAAAAAAAATCCTGAGAAGTTTATTGAAAATTTAAAAATAGATGGTTGTATTGAAGGATATATAAGTGTTATAACATGTCTTAGGGTAGAGTTTTATATAGATTTAGGTAAAAATTCTTTAAAAGATTTTTTGAATACAACTAAAGTAAAAGAATTTTTTAAATTCGAAAAAATATTTTTTAAATCTGAAAAAGAAGCAATAAAATATTTATTTAAAGTAAGTTGTGGATTTTATTCAATAATAAAAGGAGAAGACCAAATTTTAGCTCAAATAAAAAAAAGTTATTTGAATTCTTTAGAAAAAGATACAAGTAGTAAATTGTTAAATGTGGTATTTAATAAAGGAATAGAATTAGGAAAAAAATTTAGAACAGAAAGTGAGATATCTCACAATGCTTTATCTTTAGAAGCTATATCACTTAAATTTATAAAAGATTCAATAGATATATTGGAGAATAAAAAAATTTTAATTTTGGGAATAGGTGATTTAGCACAAAGTATATTACATCTTTTAATAAAAGAAAATACAAAAAATATAACAATAACAAATAGAACAGAACATAAAGCTTTAGAAATAAAAAATATTTATAAAAATGTAAATGTAATAAGTTTTAATAAAAAAAATGAAGCAGTAATAGAATCTGATATTATAATAAGTGCTACTTCTGCTCCACATCTTGTGTTAAAAAAAGAAGAACTAGAAAATAAAATAAAAACAGATAAAAAATATACTTTTTTAGATTTAGCAGTACCTAAAGATATAGACCCACAATTAGCTAAGTTAGAAAATATAGATTTATTTAATTTAGATGATGTTTGGAATGTATATAATAAGAATGTAAAAAATAGAGAGAAAATTTTAAAAGAATATGAATTTCTAATTTATGAACAAATAGAAAAATTAGAAAAATGGTTTCAATGGAAAGAAAAAATGGAGACTGATTAA
- a CDS encoding PG0541 family transporter-associated protein, with the protein MREEFLHFKMMMVYINEAQKSRLEEFFDEINFYYYGIHKKVETVWSEKLKHKNTNIWPGTDCIFLLTVPEKSVDMMLKYLKTFRMSLPQGIAMSVGILPMDRVIPRLYVEDIPVDEELLEKLKNKHIK; encoded by the coding sequence ATGCGTGAAGAATTCTTACATTTTAAAATGATGATGGTTTATATTAATGAGGCTCAGAAAAGTAGATTAGAAGAATTTTTTGATGAAATTAATTTTTACTATTATGGCATTCATAAAAAAGTTGAAACTGTTTGGAGTGAAAAATTAAAACATAAAAATACTAATATCTGGCCTGGAACAGATTGTATATTTCTTTTAACTGTTCCTGAAAAATCTGTTGATATGATGCTTAAATATCTCAAAACTTTTAGAATGTCTTTACCTCAAGGTATTGCAATGTCAGTAGGAATTCTTCCTATGGATAGAGTTATTCCTAGACTATATGTAGAAGATATTCCTGTTGATGAAGAATTACTAGAAAAATTAAAAAATAAACATATTAAATAA
- a CDS encoding efflux RND transporter permease subunit has translation MTLAGLSIRRPVTTTMLMISMIFIGLITMFTMKSELLPNMDIPVVTITTTWTGAVPEDVETQVTKKIEEVLPNVEGIDKITSTSAFGKSTIVVEFNFGINADLKVTDIQREISRITNDLPADADTPVAKKIEVGAGNLTLITMFTGENRSELSSFIEEYLKPRFERISGIGEVNVFGNPEKQIQLLIHPDKLAAYNLSPMELYDIINYSNKNIPLGTIDTGSKQIVARFMGETNYIDEIKNIIINSNGNTLRVSDVADVVLTNEDFTDLGFLNQEEGMVVAVEKSADGSTIDLNKGAYAALKDLEPIMPPGTKYQVLMDASEDINMSIASISSSAFQALILATIILLVFLKNIRATFLITLALPVAIIFTFAFLSFSGTSINLISLMGLSLGVGMLTDNSVVVIDNIYRHMTELNSPVAEASDNGTTEVTMSIIASSLTTMVVFIPILFIPGIAREIFRDMSLSIIFSNLAALIVSLTLMPMVASRFLSNKINITSEGKIFATVKQKYLKLITWAIENRFKTVGITLGVFFATILVCGRFLKVEFMPKQDQGRYSIVAELGNGLDIKKSERIAKQIEEIIKNDSATGYYFDFITNDTVAINVDIGKKDTRDESVFDVINRIRPQVEKIPDVRISLSESFAMRAPERDVEINIMGPNYNELKTIGKQVVDKIKEFDGAVDITSSLDPGTPEARIVLNREKIRAYGINPTVVGQTISYFVLGGNRGDTATVKTGVEELDILVRLPKEKRSSLTDLANLNIKIGDNKFVKVSDVADIVTVEGSSEINKQDRIYSVSVSANDGGVGLAALQSELVKAFKESNPPSTVSYKFGGDSENLQDASKQLGAALGISIFLIYALLASQFENFVLPIIILGSFPLAFIGILIGLVLFRQPIDVMVMVGIIMLAGIVVNNAIVLIDFIKLTRERGSDRKTAVIESCRTRLRPILMTTMTTVFGMLPLALGVGEGSEIYKGMAVTVMFGLSFSTLLTLVVIPILYTLVEDMNNHILNFLQKIITPIREKMAEKAQNYESKRKNK, from the coding sequence ATGACACTAGCAGGTTTATCAATTCGTAGACCAGTTACAACAACAATGCTTATGATTTCAATGATTTTCATAGGGCTTATAACTATGTTTACTATGAAATCTGAATTATTACCTAATATGGATATCCCTGTTGTAACAATTACTACAACTTGGACTGGAGCAGTTCCTGAAGACGTTGAGACACAAGTTACTAAAAAAATAGAAGAAGTTTTACCCAATGTTGAAGGTATTGATAAAATAACATCAACATCTGCTTTTGGAAAATCTACAATAGTAGTAGAATTTAACTTTGGTATAAATGCAGATTTAAAAGTTACAGATATTCAAAGGGAAATTTCTAGAATTACAAATGATTTACCAGCAGATGCTGATACACCTGTTGCTAAAAAGATAGAAGTCGGAGCTGGTAATCTTACATTAATTACTATGTTTACTGGAGAAAATAGATCAGAGCTTAGTAGTTTTATTGAAGAATATTTAAAACCACGTTTTGAAAGAATTAGTGGTATTGGAGAAGTTAATGTCTTTGGTAACCCTGAAAAGCAAATCCAATTATTAATTCATCCAGATAAATTAGCTGCTTATAATCTTTCGCCAATGGAATTATATGATATTATAAACTACTCAAATAAAAATATTCCATTAGGAACCATAGATACTGGTAGTAAGCAAATAGTTGCTAGATTTATGGGAGAAACAAACTATATTGATGAAATTAAAAATATAATTATTAATAGTAATGGAAATACTTTAAGAGTATCTGATGTAGCTGATGTTGTTCTTACTAATGAAGATTTTACTGACTTAGGTTTTTTAAATCAAGAAGAAGGTATGGTTGTTGCTGTAGAAAAATCTGCTGATGGAAGTACTATTGATTTGAATAAAGGAGCTTATGCTGCATTAAAAGACCTTGAACCTATTATGCCTCCAGGAACAAAATATCAAGTTCTAATGGATGCTTCTGAAGATATTAATATGTCTATTGCAAGTATCAGTAGTAGTGCTTTCCAAGCTTTAATTCTTGCTACAATTATACTTTTAGTTTTCTTAAAAAATATAAGAGCAACTTTCTTAATTACATTAGCTCTACCTGTTGCAATTATATTTACATTTGCTTTCTTATCTTTTAGTGGAACATCTATCAACTTAATTTCATTAATGGGATTATCACTAGGAGTAGGAATGCTTACTGATAACTCAGTTGTTGTTATTGATAATATTTATCGTCATATGACAGAATTAAATTCTCCTGTTGCTGAAGCTTCTGATAATGGTACAACAGAAGTTACAATGTCTATCATAGCTTCTTCTCTTACAACTATGGTTGTTTTTATTCCTATACTATTTATCCCTGGTATAGCAAGAGAAATATTCCGTGATATGTCATTATCAATTATTTTCTCTAACTTAGCAGCCCTTATAGTTTCACTAACTCTTATGCCAATGGTTGCTAGTAGATTTTTAAGTAATAAAATTAATATTACTAGCGAAGGAAAAATCTTTGCTACTGTAAAACAAAAATATTTAAAACTTATTACTTGGGCTATTGAAAATAGATTTAAAACTGTTGGAATAACTTTAGGTGTTTTCTTTGCTACAATTTTAGTTTGTGGAAGATTCTTAAAAGTTGAATTTATGCCTAAACAAGACCAAGGAAGATATTCAATAGTAGCTGAGCTTGGAAATGGACTTGATATTAAAAAATCTGAAAGAATAGCTAAACAAATAGAAGAAATTATAAAAAATGATTCTGCTACTGGATATTATTTTGATTTTATCACTAATGATACTGTAGCTATAAACGTTGACATTGGTAAAAAAGATACAAGAGATGAATCTGTATTTGATGTTATTAATAGAATAAGACCTCAAGTAGAAAAAATTCCTGATGTTAGAATTAGTTTATCAGAAAGTTTTGCAATGAGAGCTCCTGAAAGAGATGTTGAAATAAATATTATGGGACCAAATTATAACGAACTTAAAACTATTGGTAAACAAGTTGTTGATAAGATTAAAGAATTTGATGGTGCTGTTGATATCACTTCTTCATTAGACCCAGGTACCCCAGAAGCTAGAATAGTTCTTAATAGAGAAAAAATTAGAGCCTATGGAATTAATCCAACAGTAGTTGGACAAACAATAAGTTATTTTGTTTTAGGAGGAAATAGAGGAGACACAGCGACTGTTAAAACAGGAGTTGAAGAACTTGATATACTTGTTAGATTACCAAAAGAAAAAAGAAGTTCTTTAACAGATTTAGCAAATTTAAATATTAAAATAGGTGATAATAAATTTGTAAAAGTTTCTGATGTGGCTGATATAGTTACTGTTGAAGGTTCTTCAGAAATAAATAAACAAGACAGAATATATTCAGTTTCTGTCTCTGCCAATGATGGTGGAGTAGGACTTGCAGCTCTTCAATCTGAATTAGTTAAAGCTTTCAAAGAATCAAATCCACCTTCTACAGTTTCTTATAAATTTGGTGGAGATTCAGAAAATTTACAAGATGCATCTAAGCAATTAGGAGCAGCTTTAGGAATTTCTATATTCTTAATATATGCTTTACTTGCTTCTCAGTTTGAAAACTTTGTTTTACCTATAATTATTCTAGGTTCTTTCCCTCTAGCATTTATTGGTATTTTAATTGGATTAGTTTTATTTAGACAACCAATTGATGTTATGGTTATGGTTGGTATTATAATGCTTGCTGGTATAGTTGTTAACAATGCAATTGTTTTAATAGATTTTATCAAACTTACTAGAGAAAGAGGTTCTGATAGAAAAACTGCAGTTATTGAATCTTGTAGAACTAGACTTAGACCTATACTTATGACTACAATGACTACTGTTTTTGGTATGTTACCTCTAGCTTTAGGTGTTGGAGAAGGTTCTGAAATTTATAAAGGAATGGCTGTAACAGTTATGTTTGGTCTTTCTTTCTCTACTTTATTAACACTTGTAGTTATTCCTATTCTTTATACTTTAGTTGAAGATATGAATAATCATATTTTAAACTTTTTACAAAAAATAATTACTCCTATTAGAGAAAAAATGGCTGAAAAAGCTCAAAACTATGAATCTAAAAGAAAAAATAAATAA
- a CDS encoding efflux RND transporter periplasmic adaptor subunit: protein MKKLLCLSLLSTFIFIGCGKKEEVKEVVVKPKYVVTEEVQTRELSQTFRSDAVLEPENKVDHTTEKGGTIEKIYKKNGDYVKKGEVVMKLSDADTEAAYNSSKALFNVANNNFKKFKKLYAEELISYLEYVEYENAYSTAKANFDVAKNNYEKLFRKADIDGTVGNLFGKVGNEVEGNTTIFTVVDDNLMEAYVGFPAEWLGQIKVGGPLSVEVPAINKTLEGTILEINPIAESDTKKYKIKVGVKNPEKTIKDGMYSYVTIPVGKVSAMSVPDESIFIRDLLNYVFIVKDGVAKRVKVEVGAQDSTYTVISSDEINLGDKVVVKGIFGLEDGNKVTESVSNDIKSEETKNSKN from the coding sequence ATGAAAAAATTACTTTGTTTATCTTTACTTTCTACTTTTATCTTTATAGGATGTGGAAAAAAAGAGGAGGTAAAAGAAGTTGTTGTTAAACCAAAATATGTTGTTACTGAAGAAGTTCAGACTAGAGAACTTAGCCAAACTTTTAGAAGTGATGCTGTATTAGAGCCTGAAAATAAAGTAGACCATACTACAGAAAAAGGTGGAACTATTGAAAAAATCTATAAAAAAAATGGTGATTATGTAAAAAAAGGTGAAGTAGTTATGAAACTTTCTGATGCTGATACAGAAGCTGCCTATAATTCATCAAAAGCTTTATTTAATGTTGCTAATAATAATTTTAAAAAATTCAAAAAATTATATGCTGAAGAACTTATTTCTTATTTAGAATATGTAGAATATGAAAATGCTTACTCTACAGCAAAAGCAAATTTTGATGTAGCTAAAAATAATTATGAAAAATTATTTAGAAAAGCCGATATTGATGGAACTGTTGGAAATTTATTTGGAAAAGTTGGAAATGAAGTTGAAGGAAATACTACAATATTTACAGTAGTTGATGATAATTTAATGGAAGCTTATGTTGGATTCCCTGCTGAGTGGCTTGGACAAATAAAAGTAGGTGGCCCTTTATCTGTTGAGGTTCCAGCAATTAATAAAACCTTAGAGGGAACTATTTTAGAAATTAACCCTATTGCTGAAAGCGATACTAAAAAATATAAAATTAAAGTTGGAGTTAAAAATCCAGAAAAAACTATTAAAGATGGTATGTATTCATATGTAACTATTCCTGTTGGAAAAGTTTCTGCTATGTCTGTTCCTGATGAAAGTATTTTCATAAGAGATTTACTAAATTATGTATTTATTGTAAAAGATGGAGTTGCTAAGAGAGTCAAAGTTGAGGTTGGAGCACAAGATTCTACTTATACTGTTATCTCTTCTGATGAAATTAATTTAGGAGATAAGGTTGTAGTTAAAGGAATATTTGGACTTGAAGATGGTAACAAAGTTACAGAATCAGTTTCTAATGATATAAAATCTGAAGAAACAAAAAATAGTAAAAATTAA